The following is a genomic window from Spirosoma agri.
GCACAAAAAATACAGCAGAGGCCAGTCGTTGACAAAGTTTTGCGCGTTGTCAACGGTTCACATGCTAAAAAGTGTGAGTTTTGCAGGACTTGCTTTTACCATACAGTCATGACTTTATTTCGTAACGTCCGTACTATCTTCCTCATCGCTTTCAGCGTGATGAGTATTGCTTGTCAAGCCCAGACCTCGTCCGTATCGTCCGGACCCATACAGACGGGTGCTGATCAGATGGCCCTTTACCTGCCTGCCTTACAGGGAAAGCGCGTTGGCATGGTTGTCAATCATACGTCGCGGATCGGCACATCGCATCTGGTCGATAGCCTGATTGCCCGAGGGGTGACGATAAAAACAATCTTCGCGCCGGAGCACGGTTTTCGGGGGGAAGCCACCGACGGTGAAAAAATTAGTAACAGCCGCGATCAACGAACTAACGTGTTCATCACTTCTTTATATGGTCAGAACCGAAAACCGTCGCCTGCTCAGATGGATTCGCTGGATGTGGTCATTTTCGACATTCAGGACGTAGGGACGCGGTTTTATACGTACATCAGCACCATGCATTATGTTATGGAAGCCTGCGCGGAAAACAATAAGCCCCTCATTGTTCTTGATCGTCCGAATCCCAACGGACATTACATCGATGGGCCGGTGCTCGACCCGAAATTTAAATCGTTTGTCGGTATGCACCCCATACCGGTGGTTCATGGATTGACCGTTGGCGAGCTGGCCCGGATGATCAACGGCGAAGGATGGCTGGCCGGACGTAAAACCTGCCCGCTGACGGTAGTGCCCGTCAAAAACTACACCCACCAGACGCCGTACGTGCTGCCTGTCCGCCCGTCGCCGAACCTGCCGAATCAACAGGCGGTATTGCTGTATCCGTCACTCTGCTTTTTTGAAGGAACGGTGGTCAGTGTCGGGCGTGGGACCGATAAGCAATTTCAGGTCATCGGTTCGCCTTACACCCAATATGGAGCGTACACGTTTACCCCGGTCGATAAACCCGGTTCCATCAATCCACCGATGGAAGGCCAGCTTTGCTACGGCCTGGATCTGTCGACAGTCAGTATCTCGAAGAAACAAATGATGCTGGATTACTTCTTCGACTTTTATAAGAAAGCCAGCGATAAAAGTAAGTTTTTCCTGGCTAATGGAGGGATTGACCGACTGGCGGGAACCGATCAACTTCGCTTGCAGATGATCGCGGGCGTGTCGGAAGCCACCATCCGAAAAAGCTGGCAACCGGCCCTTGGCGCTTACAAACAAACCCGGGCGAAGTATTTGCTGTACCCGTAACGTGTAGGACAGGATTTGCAGGATGAGCACGGTTTCTGGGTTCGTAGCGCACTGTCCATCCCGTAAATCCTGTCTGAAAAGAAGCATTCCGGTAAAGGTTGTCTCAAAAAATGACCTAACTTTGCATTTTAGAGACCCATCATGGCCACTGAACAGATTCTGATTCTGGATTTTGGTTCACAGTACACCCAACTTATTGCCCGTCGGGTGCGCGAACTGAACGTTTATTGCGAAATCCATCCATACAATCACATCCCAACAATTACCGCTGACGTTAAGGGTATTATTCTTTCGGGTAGTCCGTCATCCGTCCGCGACGCTGATTCACCTGAGGTGCATCTGGCCGCTTTCCGGCACAAATTACCGCTTCTGGGTGTGTGCTACGGTGCTCAATTGCTGGCGCATA
Proteins encoded in this region:
- a CDS encoding exo-beta-N-acetylmuramidase NamZ family protein; translation: MTLFRNVRTIFLIAFSVMSIACQAQTSSVSSGPIQTGADQMALYLPALQGKRVGMVVNHTSRIGTSHLVDSLIARGVTIKTIFAPEHGFRGEATDGEKISNSRDQRTNVFITSLYGQNRKPSPAQMDSLDVVIFDIQDVGTRFYTYISTMHYVMEACAENNKPLIVLDRPNPNGHYIDGPVLDPKFKSFVGMHPIPVVHGLTVGELARMINGEGWLAGRKTCPLTVVPVKNYTHQTPYVLPVRPSPNLPNQQAVLLYPSLCFFEGTVVSVGRGTDKQFQVIGSPYTQYGAYTFTPVDKPGSINPPMEGQLCYGLDLSTVSISKKQMMLDYFFDFYKKASDKSKFFLANGGIDRLAGTDQLRLQMIAGVSEATIRKSWQPALGAYKQTRAKYLLYP